A single genomic interval of Tepidibacillus fermentans harbors:
- a CDS encoding TRAP transporter small permease: MKSVNFVLNKLEEIFVILALAVAVTVAFIEVILRQFGTSMGFSFELVNYLLIWVGLIGASIGVRENVHLGVDLLIKNFEAKTQKAILILGNLVSVFFSVLIAYLGYLHVQDVLHLGQLSPEMEMPLYIPRSLIPIAFGLMGIRFLQQTYRIWKTSAEQLEQREGVIHE; this comes from the coding sequence ATGAAATCAGTTAATTTTGTTCTAAATAAACTAGAAGAGATATTTGTCATTTTAGCACTTGCGGTCGCAGTTACTGTAGCATTTATTGAAGTTATTTTGAGACAATTTGGTACAAGTATGGGTTTTTCGTTTGAACTGGTGAATTACTTATTAATTTGGGTAGGTCTTATTGGTGCTTCAATTGGTGTACGAGAGAATGTTCATCTTGGTGTTGATCTCTTAATTAAGAATTTTGAAGCCAAAACGCAAAAAGCAATTTTGATTCTTGGGAACTTAGTCAGTGTATTTTTTTCAGTCCTAATCGCCTATTTAGGGTATTTGCATGTACAGGATGTTCTTCATTTAGGACAATTATCTCCTGAAATGGAAATGCCATTATACATTCCAAGATCACTAATACCAATAGCCTTTGGTTTAATGGGAATTCGTTTTTTACAGCAAACTTATCGCATTTGGAAAACCTCCGCTGAACAACTAGAGCAGAGAGAAGGTGTGATCCATGAATAA